The DNA window ATAATGTTGAGAACTTCATAACCTGACTCTTCATCACTAAGAAAACAAGTTGTATCATCAGCAAGTTGACtgattttaaattcagtttcaCCTATTTTGATACctcttatgtttttattttgtcttattGCTATTGCTAAAATTTCTACACATAATACGAATAAGTATGGTGATAGAGGGCAGCCTTGTCTTACTCCTCtacttaaattgaaaaaatttgagGTGTATCCATCATTAATTATACAGCTagaaatatcagtatataaaattttgacccATGACTTAAAACTATTTCCAAACCCAAATATACTAAGAACTTTTTCTAAGTAATACCACTCAACTGtatcaaaagctttttcaaagtctACTAGTAAAATCAAGCCTgggatatttttcaaatttgtatatGCAATAAGGTCTGAAATAGTTCTGATATTTTCACCAATAAACCTTTCTTTTATATAACCTGTTTGATCAGGATCAATTAATTTTGGTAAACTGTCAATGATTCTGTTAGCTAACACCTTTGCCACTAATTTATAGTCAAAATTTAGAAGGGATATAGGCCTCcagttttttaaattagttCTGTCTTTATCCTTTTTGGGTACTAGAGTGATGACACCCTTTCTTTGATCATATGAcatacacttttttttaatggagaaatttatactttcaagaactaagtctttgATATCActccaaaaatatttataaaactctACCTGAAAGCCATCGGTTCCTGGGGTTTTATTAAGTTTGAAGTCGGATAGAATTTTAAGACATTCTGATTCCTTAATTTCACCTTCACATTTCTTTGTCTCTTGTTCAGATATTCTaggaatatttaaattattgaaaaaggtTAATTCATTTTTAGTTACATTTATTTCAGATGATTTATATAAATTCTGATAAtaagttttttcttcttctagtaTAACTTTTATATCTGTCAGAATTGTATTGTTTACTACAAGTTTATCTATAcgcttatttttataatttcttttctcAAGggatagaaaatattttgttgatttttctcCTTCTTCGCACCATTTTGCATGAGATCTTAACATGATACCTTTAGTTTTACTGTTATATATCTCTTCTAATTCATTTTTCCATTCTTGGTACTGATTGAGATTTTTAGGTGAGGGTTGTAAAACAATCAACTGCGTTTGTGATTCaagttttttatttagttctttTTCCCTTTCTCTTTCTTTCCCAGCTTTTATTTTTGAGTATTTAATTATAATTCCTCGGAGTTCACATTTTATAGAATCCCATTTAAGATGTTTATCTTCCAtgtctttatatttttgctttagagtatttatattttcatgcatGTGATTTACAAAAACATTATCTTCCAGTAAGGAGGCATTAAATTTCCAAAAGCCTGGCCCTCTCTTAGAATTTGAAGCACTATTAATTTGCAATAAGATAAGACTATGATCTGATCTAATTGAGTGTTTAATGTCTGCTTTTATAAAAGGGGATAAGAAAGATGGAACTAGCCAAAAATCTATTCTTGATAAAATAATCGGTTTCTTTTGAAAATAGGTAAATAACTTAGCATCATGATGCTGGCTTCTCCAGATATCTACTAAATCGTGCGTGTCCATAAAACCTtttagattttctctataagtAGAATGTGGTTCACTGGTACCTCCTTTTTTGTCAAATTCTGGGTTTAAAGTGATATTAAAGTCTCCtcctattaaaatattttcatcacaaATTTCAGACAAATGATTCAACATGAAATCAAGaaactgattttgtttagttttatgATCTTTAGTTGGTgcatatatattgataaaataaaagagGGTCTCATTGATGTTTATAGTTAGTTTTAAAAATCGTCCTTCCTCATCAGTGAATGTATCCGTaactttaaaatctaaattttgagGTGTTAAGATTGCTACACcacatttatttgataaaccATGTGAGAACAATATTCTGGAACCCCACTCTTTTTCCCACGTGGGGACAACACTTGGTGTGGTATGGgtttcttgtaaaaaaacaaaatgatttttgtaGTTTAACTTTAACCAATTAAAGACACAGTTTCTTTTTAAGGTAGCTCCTAGACCATTGACATTTAAAGAAAGTAGAGAAAAATTAAGATTCTGATTCATAGATATTGTTGTGTGttttctttactaaaaaatattgaataaatgcataaatgttGAGGATAATATGTCTACATACCAGACATTGAACCAATACAAACAAAAACGGAAAGGGGGTGCAAAAAGAGATggaaagaaaaattaacaagaagagaatatttacaacaaaatgTATATGACACATTTTAAATGTAGCTCTGCGACTTACTTGATAATGTCGTGTTGAATATTTATTTGAGCTTTACCAATTCAATATTCCTGATAAATGTGTATGCCGTTACAGAACACAAAACATGTGTATACTCAATATCGGAAACATCAACatgactataaaaaaaaaccaaaaatagaAGCTCGGATATCCGAAAAGGCAGACCGAGTAGGTATAGATGGGGAACTAAAAATCCCGGATTAAtgataaacttaaataaatgatacCTGTATCGATACAagattatgtatatatatgtatatatatacatataaataatataagtatgtaaataaaataataaataaataagatttaaatatCAGCACGAGGCATTCGAAGTCTGGTTTGTGCAATAGAAGTGCATGTGAATACAATTAAGTAGACAAAAATAAAGTAATAGTTTTGTCAGTATCTCACCCAAGTAAAGTATACCAATTAATCACTCAGTTTGCGCAGTGCATCAATCGCTACATTTTCCATAATGGAGAAGCGCCGCAATCCAACGTGTTTTGCAAAGAGTCTAGTGACAACGACGGCCGCGTTCTCTATGTTGTTGTCGCGCAAGGCACCGAGTATTTTGCGACCAGCGCCGTATTCGCCATCATCCTGGTAGTCCTCGTGGATCAGGCCAGATTTATCTCGAAATCGGTACACAAGAATGTTGTGATCCGCTCTGGCGCAGTCTGGGACGCTCACTACTTTCTTGTAGAAGGCTCGGATGTTCGCGTAAGTATTGACTGCGGCAGCTGTTGCGGTAAATTTGTTACCTGCTTCAGTAACCGGATCACTACTCACGACTTCTAGGGACTCGGTCTTCTGTTTCTCGTCATCGTCTATCAGGAGGATGTCTTCTGCTCTTGGTTTCATGACTTTGTCTCGATAGACTGTTCCGTTTTGGAAAACAAGTTTATTTCCCAGGATACGTGTGCGGACGTTATCTTCTTTGTACTTGTTACTCACCTCGATCAACTTTTTGCGGTTTTCAGTTATTTGAATGGGTTGTTGTGGGGTTATGAAAAATGGCAGTTTCGGGGTTCTGTCTTTCCTCTCTCGTTGTGCGCTCAAAATTTTCTCTTTATCAGAAAAGTTAATGAGTTTGCCTGTGATAGAGCGTGGCTTGTCTTGTCTTGTCTTGTCTTGTTTGTTCCAACCATTCCTGTGGATGTTGCTGAATTCGGTATTTATTCCAAAGTGTTCTTTTATTAGTTTTGGTATTTTGACAAAGAGGTTCTCTCCGTCTTCCTCTGCTAAATTGTGGATCATGAGGTTGTATTTCATGGATCTTGACTTCAAATCGACAATGTCGTTTTGGTTTTGAGATACTTTGCGATCTAAACTTATGACTATAGATTTGAGTAGTTGTACCTCTTCTCGGAGCTGAGCGTTCTCCTTACGTAGGGATTCCAAATCGTCAGCGTTTTCGACGTAAGTTTGCGCTAGACAGGATAACCTGTCGTGGAAACCAAAATTACTTGCGTCGGTGTCCAATATAAACGACTTGTTAAAGTCGGGATGTGCAAGTACTGGGGCGCTTATCAGGGCGGTTTTCAGTTGATCGAAGGCAGTTTGACAATCTGTACTCCATGTAAAAGAATCAGTGTTGTTCTTCTCTGTCAATTTGTGTAAGGGTTTTGCAATACCGGCAAAGTTTTTAACAAACTTCCTGTAATATCCGCATATGCCCAAGAATGAGCGAAGTTCGCTGACATTGGCTGGTGctttcattgttttgattacCTCTACTTTCTTGCTGTCTGTAGTTATTCCTTTGTCGGATATGACATGCCCAAGATATTCTACAGACCTAGAGAACAAAGAACACTTCTTCGCTTTCAATTTTAGTCCAGCGCCAGCCAACCGACCAAACACTTTTGAAAGATTCTCTACCATCTCTTCGAATGTTTTGCTGATGACAATAATATTATCTaagtaaatcaaacaaatttcccaGTTCAACCCGGCAAGTACGGTTTCCATAAGCCTCTCGAATGTTGCTCCAGCATTGCAGAGACCAAACGGCATTACCCGAAATTGAAATAAACCTTTTCTTGTCGCGAAGGCTGTTTTCGGCTTATCATCAGGCTCCATTTCTACTTGCCAGTAGCCCATGCACAAATCGAGAGTTGAAAACCATGACGCACCGCTCAGACTATCGAGCATGTCATCAATGCGTGGCAAAGGGTACGCATCTTTTAACGTTGCCGAATTTAAACGCCGGAAATCTACACAGAAGCGTGTAGAACCGTCTTTCTTCTTGACAAGAACAACCCCAGAGGCCCATGGACTCGAAGACGGCTCTATGACATTTCGCCGTAGCATATCGTCTACTAATTTATCTGCCTCTTCCCTCATGTGGACTGGCAGTCGCCTTGGTGGTTGCTTTATAGGACGGGCATCTCCAGTGTCAATTCTATGTTTGACTACGTTTGTTCTCCCGAGATCGTTATCTGAACTAGCAAACAAAAAGGCATAGTTCTCAATAAGCTTATCCACTGACTTTCTTTGCTCTTGATTCAACCTGTATTTCGTGACTTCACTCAGAGTTTCAAGTTCCCTTGACCAAGTCATTTGGTGGTCGGTCGCTTTTGTAGTCTCTAACACTTTTTCGACTGGACAAAGTTGTCCAATGTTAGTCCCTTTATAAATAGTTTGAGGATCTTGTGAAAGATTCATAAACCGAACAGGTACTCTAGTTTCATTGTTTACTAAAGTCCCCCCCACCAGACTTCTATTTGTCGTAATCAAACAGTCCCTTGGCTCTACGATCCCCAAACCACTGCGAAAGTTTACCCCGTCTGGCACAAGTTGTGATGATTTCACTTCTAGCTGGAACAACGAACGATTCTGAAGCAACAACTCTGTAACATCCTAGCGTACCTTCGAGCAACAACGAGTGTTTCTTTCCGCCGATGCTTAATACCTTGTTAGGTATATCTAACGAACATTTATGTTCAGTCATGAAATCTAAGCCAATGATTCCATCCACAGTAATGTCTGATATTACTATTTGTGAAAGATATTCCCTATCACCCAATTGAATATTGGCCACGATCTTTCCTAACACCTTCAAAGATCTGCCTTCAGCGGTCATAATCTCTTGCTTTACTTTGTCTATAGCAGAGGTGTCATTTGATTGTTGAACTTTGTTATAAGCTCTCTCCGAAAGCAAAGTAACAGTTGCTCCTGTATCTACCAACATTTTTATCTCAGTTCCGCCTATGCAGACAACGGCATACATTCCGGCCTCACTCGGTCTATTAAATGCCACTGAAGGTTGCTTAACTTCTTCCTCTGGTCTAGTTTTTGCTGCACTAACTGATGCAGGACGTGGCGCTTTAGGACCATAGTTGCTTTCTACTGGACGTTTTCTATTCTTTTGCTTTGATGGACATTGTCTGCTTATGTGTCCTTCTTCATGGCAattgtaacattttattgttttcggCAAGTGTCTTTGCTTACTGCCATTTTGGGCTGATCGCCTTGAATCATCAGGCTTTCTCATCTCTCGTATTTCTGATTTTAGATCATTCAAAGAGCTCTGTAAGCTTTTTAGACACTTCGTCAATTCATCGGTGTTGTCGGCATCATCATTTCTGGAGGAGTCACCATTAGCCACACGCAAGTGTGACTTCTGTTCTATTCTCCCGAAATCTGACTTTATGAAAGCCTCTAACTCTACTGCAAGCCTTATTGCATCGTTTAGACTCTGTGGTCTGGCCTGTTTGATTCTAAGGCGCATATCCGCATCCACCAAAGCATCAATGAATTGTTCCTTTGCGAGCGTTTCCCTCACGTCATTCGGTGCCGTTGGATAAGCTAAATGTGCCAATCTCCTTATTGTCTGGCCCAATTCTGGGAGCGTCTCTGTTGCTTTCTGTCTACGTTCTCTCAATTGAACTCTATATAGCTCTGTTTGATTTGCAGGTGCAAAGCGATCCTCTAAAGCCCTTACAAGTTCATTGTAGTTTCTACCTAATTCGCCAGCAAGGTTGCCTAACACTCCCTGGGCGTTTCCTCTTAAGGACACTGCTAAGTAGAGACCTTTTTCCCTGTCTGTCCACCCATTCAAGGCTGCACACGCTTCAAAATGCGATTTGTAATCTAGCCACGAAGCGCTGCCATCAAAAGTCGCTGGCTTTATATAGTTGGATGGCTTCTTAAAAGAAGTACCGGGATTTTTATATCCTCCCTCATCTCTTTCTGTGGGCGCTTCAAGCGGTCGTTGTCGCCTGACAGTAATTCGCGGTTCATTTTCCCTTACTTCTATTCGATTCTTCTCACGAAACCTCGGCGATGCCGTTAAATCGAGATCCTCTGGATATTCAGGGTCATACATTTGGTTATATTCTCTTCTTTTGAATCTGATTTCTGTTGGACCTTCAGACATAATTCCAGAGTCGCTTTTCCGAACAGTTTGATGTGCTGGAGTCGAGGTCTGCTGTTTTATATCCTCTCTAAGTTTCATCGAGTGTTCAAACGTCGTCCTGTTAAGCTCCTCAAGCTCCGCTTCAATTCTCTCTATTTCCTCGGTAATATTTTCCAATgccatttttacaataaaaacacgagattattatttaaaaactttaatggACAAAAATCATACAATCAAACGTGGTCCCAACGTGGGCGCCAAATTTTGTAACGTGTCTGCCTAAACACGCTAATAATTATAATGGGTCCCCTCAGATACCTTGCTGAggtgtttgatttttatgataatagtttaagatatataataattttccttATCGCTTGCCTAGCGtttattgattcaaaactcacttaattataaatatttgaatgtatgGGCCCTAGCCGCACTCTATGCGTCGCTCCGACACACCCCGTCGCTTCTATCAGTCACTTCAAGCGACCCGTCGCTTATATCGGTCGCTTCAAACAACCCGTCGCTTCTGTCGGTCACTTCAAAGCAACCCCACGAAGCACCCTCGTAACTGATAACAAATGTCAACTCGCTGAATCTAAGCAACGCTCACGAAGACAAGTTGCTTCTATACGACAGGATTATTGTTCTGCAAATCGCTGAGCAATATTGACTTACGAACAATAAGCTTACCTTGAAGTATTCACTTCAGCGTCTACACTGCGACTGACTGCTGACTCACGGCATCTCGTATTTATACCCTTTGATCACGTGATCTGAGATACTCGGAACAATCAAAGAATCGGGCGTTAGCGACTTCAGAGTGTCTCTCGGTACTCATCACCCATTTTCATTTACCAtttatgttacaaaattttgtgTGTGTCGTAACTTGCAGATTTTTAcgatgggaggcactgtagctcccaggtcgtccatctgaAATTTTTCAGatcgggagctacagacctgcagcaaGTTGATAGTATAATGATTATACACTTATGATCTTTGATAACGGGGAGGTGTCAATCAAAGATACAGATTCAATTACCAGCAAATTGGTTACAGGAGAAATGTCCCAAACCCTTATCTCTCCTTCCCAAACAGATATTCTACAAACTAGAATAAATTCAAAGAAACGCAAATGATAAGTTTTGCTTTGGATAAAGTACAgagatattgaaataaaaaatcaaactgcgTATACTGAATCAGGCATTGTGATCTATTTTAGAATCCACGCAAACTAGAACTGCATAAAACTGATTCACAATAAGTCTCATTTTTATCCGTTATGTAAAGGAGAGGATACGATACAAAGTAAACGTTAATGAGACAACATCATAATAAAATACAACAGAGAAAAATCTTTCACTTTTCAAGTGAGAAACTTAATAtaactggttttttttctcgCGTTTTTGCAACATCACCACAGGCATGGACTGTGAAGGAGAAATACTT is part of the Crassostrea angulata isolate pt1a10 chromosome 3, ASM2561291v2, whole genome shotgun sequence genome and encodes:
- the LOC128178880 gene encoding protein IMPACT homolog, coding for MKYNLMIHNLAEEDGENLFVKIPKLIKEHFGINTEFSNIHRNGWNKQDKTRQDKPRSITGKLINFSDKEKILSAQRERKDRTPKLPFFITPQQPIQITENRKKLIEVSNKYKEDNVRTRILGNKLVFQNGTVYRDKVMKPRAEDILLIDDDEKQKTESLEVVSSDPVTEAGNKFTATAAAVNTYANIRAFYKKVVSVPDCARADHNILVYRFRDKSGLIHEDYQDDGEYGAGRKILGALRDNNIENAAVVVTRLFAKHVGLRRFSIMENVAIDALRKLSD
- the LOC128176807 gene encoding uncharacterized protein LOC128176807, encoding MALENITEEIERIEAELEELNRTTFEHSMKLREDIKQQTSTPAHQTVRKSDSGIMSEGPTEIRFKRREYNQMYDPEYPEDLDLTASPRFREKNRIEVRENEPRITVRRQRPLEAPTERDEGGYKNPGTSFKKPSNYIKPATFDGSASWLDYKSHFEACAALNGWTDREKGLYLAVSLRGNAQGVLGNLAGELGRNYNELVRALEDRFAPANQTELYRVQLRERRQKATETLPELGQTIRRLAHLAYPTAPNDVRETLAKEQFIDALVDADMRLRIKQARPQSLNDAIRLAVELEAFIKSDFGRIEQKSHLRVANGDSSRNDDADNTDELTKCLKSLQSSLNDLKSEIREMRKPDDSRRSAQNGSKQRHLPKTIKCYNCHEEGHISRQCPSKQKNRKRPVESNYGPKAPRPASVSAAKTRPEEEVKQPSVAFNRPSEAGMYAVVCIGGTEIKMLVDTGATVTLLSERAYNKVQQSNDTSAIDKVKQEIMTAEGRSLKVLGKIVANIQLGDREYLSQIVISDITVDGIIGLDFMTEHKCSLDIPNKVLSIGGKKHSLLLEGTLGCYRVVASESFVVPARSEIITTCARRGKLSQWFGDRRAKGLFDYDK